TAGTACATTTGCACGACAAGAGCCTGCACCTCTACCGTGGCAACTTTGACGATTTTGAGAGTGGgtatgagcagaggaggaaggaggTGAACAGGAAGGCCGAGGTGTATGACAAGCAGATGAAAGCTGCAAGGAAGACTGGCAGCAAGGCAGCGCAAGACAAGGTGAAAGGCCAAGCGCTGTCAAAGGCTCATAAGGAAGTTGCCAAGAACACGGGGaaggctgctgctgctgctgcccgCAATGACGGCGTGAAGCCGGTGGATCTGCCTCACAGGTGGCTTGACTACAATGTCGAGTTCCACTTCCCAGAGCCCACGTTGCTAACGCCGCCGCTCCTTCAGCTCATTGATGTGGGGTTCAGCTACCATGGCCTGCCAGACTTCAAGCTGTCAAGTGTTGATGTTGGCATTGATATGGGAACACGTGTTGCAATTGTCGGGCCCAATGGAGCAGGCAAGTCTACTCTTCTCAATTTACTTGCTGCTGATCTCGTCCCAACTGAAGGAGACGCCAGAAGGAGCCAAAAGCTGAGGATTGGGCGTTACTCACAGCATTTTGTCGACTTGTTGACCATGGAGGAAACTGCGGTTCAGTACTTGCTTAGGCTCCACCCTGACCAGGAGGGCATGAGCAAGGCGGAGGCTGTCCGGGCAAAGCTTGGAAAGTTTGGCTTGCCGGGGCACAGCCATCTTACTCCCATTGCTAAGTTATCCGGTGGTCAGAAGGCTCGTGTTGTCTTCACTTCAATATCAATGTCGCGCCCTCACATTCTCTTGCTGGATGAGCCAACAAATCACCTCGACATGCAAAGTATCGACGCCTTGGCAGATGCTCTAGATAAATTTAAAGGAGGCGTGGTCTTGGTTAGCCATGACTCGCGCTTGATATCGCGAGTTTGCCAAGATGAGCAGAGGAGCCAGATCTGGGTTGTGCAAGATGGCACTGTATCAAAGTATGATGCCACGTTTGAGGATTACAAGGATGAATTGACGGAAGAAATAAGACAGGAAGCTTTTAGCTCCTCAGCAAATCAGAAATCAACCTGCAGTGCCTGCGTATGTCTCATGCCGGTCAGTCTCATGTGGAGCGAGTGCGGGGGCTACGGTTCGGATCCGCTGCTGGTTCGCCCCACCACGTTCCGGCAGCCATCAAACAACATTGCGTTGCACGCTGCCTCGCCACTCTGTCTGTGACACCCAAGTTGCCGCCTGACGTGACTTCGAGGAAGTCCATGTCCCTCGAGCTGGGTTCCTGCCTTTCCTCGGGTTATCTGTTGGTTTTAGGTCAATTTGGTGCTGGTATTTGTGGGTCGCTGTGGCACCGTTGTTTTGTAAgttatattattattattaatcATAAAAATTCTGAGGGAAACTGAAATCTTGTTGTTTTATTTTTCACGAATAAACAAATTCCTTATCATTTCATTAGTAGGGAGAATAGAGTTACAAACGCTAGCTAGCGATAGGCCACGAACAAGATGTGTGGCTAGGCTAGCGAGAGCATAAGCACAAGTAAAGATT
The window above is part of the Triticum urartu cultivar G1812 unplaced genomic scaffold, Tu2.1 TuUngrouped_contig_4707, whole genome shotgun sequence genome. Proteins encoded here:
- the LOC125528207 gene encoding ABC transporter F family member 4-like — protein: MGRKDSSAVARSEARPPVSKILASMNAPAASRSRPSRPRSSKAAAAVSAYAPIDLPPSDDEEEEEEKEGGEVASKPRAARSAVDLKAIGPSDKSSKKKDRRDAMVAAAADAARREALRDDRDAFSVVMGARLHGSDDADGNIRDIVVDNFSVSTCGKELLKSASLRISHGRRYGLVGPNGMGKSTLLKLLAWRQLPLPKSIDVLLVEQEIAGDDCPAIEAVVAADEELAALQAEQARLEASEDLDGDNEGKLTEVYERLNLCGSDAARARASKILAGLGFDQAMQGRPTKSFSGGWRMRISLARALFMQPTLLLLDEPTNHLDLRAVLWLEQYLCSQWKKTLIVVSHDRDFLNTVCNDIVHLHDKSLHLYRGNFDDFESGYEQRRKEVNRKAEVYDKQMKAARKTGSKAAQDKVKGQALSKAHKEVAKNTGKAAAAAARNDGVKPVDLPHRWLDYNVEFHFPEPTLLTPPLLQLIDVGFSYHGLPDFKLSSVDVGIDMGTRVAIVGPNGAGKSTLLNLLAADLVPTEGDARRSQKLRIGRYSQHFVDLLTMEETAVQYLLRLHPDQEGMSKAEAVRAKLGKFGLPGHSHLTPIAKLSGGQKARVVFTSISMSRPHILLLDEPTNHLDMQSIDALADALDKFKGGVVLVSHDSRLISRVCQDEQRSQIWVVQDGTVSKYDATFEDYKDELTEEIRQEAFSSSANQKSTCSACVCLMPVSLMWSECGGYGSDPLLVRPTTFRQPSNNIALHAASPLCL